A window from Cryptomeria japonica chromosome 1, Sugi_1.0, whole genome shotgun sequence encodes these proteins:
- the LOC131073469 gene encoding uncharacterized protein LOC131073469: MHNFPGLEGEDLVSTNNLWNGEFIAPWLLPEQSHIPPAFDELCHQAMEIPQISSSSSLVFDDPLHAQIALKGKSAFRKYEECSTVGDQLNSASKINQKSIKKCFDFLSRMYKSSKNRSNWEVDEGVVEEAYAFTHRISERKRRSKLSQLFMDLRSILPHNSKKVDKISTLSNAMMELNQKILLIGELEQQNDKLSNVISHNIRADLGRNALMAFDCEEVVVAIEESRILEETIIQVILKKSSTSTHMDAIARVVKCLREIKLEVEVVRIQSWEIDAAKQAIEVTIRSKTEGERLEINKRKELEEMVKHALNLN; encoded by the exons ATGCACAATTTTCCAGGCCTTGAAGGGGAAGATTTAGTTAGTACAAACAATCTTTGGAATGGTGAATTCATTGCTCCTTGGCTGCTACCTGAACAATCTCATATTCCTCCAGCTTTTGACGAGTTGTGCCATCAAGCCATGGAAATTCCTCAAATTTCAAGCTCCTCTAGTCTTGTATTTGATGACCCACTCCATGCACAAATTGCATTGAAAGGAAAAAGTGCATTCAGGAAGTATGAGGAATGCTCTACCGTGGGAGACCAATTGAATTCGGCATCTAAAATCAAtcagaaatcaatcaagaaatgcTTCGATTTTCTAAGTAGAATGTATAAGAGTAGCAAAAACAGGTCGAATTGGGAAGTGGATGAAGGTGTGGTAGAAGAAGCATATGCTTTTACTCATAGGATTTCTGAGCGCAAGAGAAGAAGCAAGCTTAGCCAGCTATTTATGGATTTACGTTCTATTCTTCCTCACAATTCCAAG AAAGTTGATAAAATTTCCACATTGTCGAATGCGATGATGGAGCTGAATCAGAAAATTCTTCTCATTGGAGAGCTTGAGCAACAAAATGACAAGCTAAGTAATGTGATTAGCCATAATATAAGAGCAGATTTAGGAAGAAATGCATTGATGGCTTTTGATTGTGAAGAAGTTGTTGTAGCGATTGAGGAGAGCAGAATTTTAGAAGAGACAATCATTCAAgttatcctgaaaaaatcatctaCTTCTACTCACATGGACGCCATTGCTAGGGTGGTGAAGTGCTTGAGAGAAATAAaattggaggtggaggtggtgagaATACAATCGTGGGAGATAGATGCAGCTAAGCAGGCAATTGAGGTCACAATTCGCTCCAAAACAGAG GGTGAACGATTGGAGATTAATAAGAGGAAAGAGCTTGAGGAGATGGTGAAACATGCTTTGAATTTAAATTAA